GCGCGGGCGGATGGCGGGTCTTGGTCAAATTGCCTTTCTGGGTGGCGGTGGGCTCAGTGGTCTGATCGCCGCGCAAGTCACCGTCACTTTTGGTCTTCAGGCGACCTTCGCCATCAGCGGCACTCTCGGCATTGTTCTGGCGCTGCTTGAGATCTGGCGCCGCGGCGGGTCTGTGCTGACTGAAGTCAGATCAATTTGATTCGGCGCAGAACAAAACTGATCGTCACAGCAGTTGCCAGTCCGGCTCCGACCAAACCCACGTAGATGAGGACGCCCATCACTGTCAAAGATTGCAAGCCCTATTACATCAGACATCAGGCCTGGAATTACCCAATCCCCCTTAAGCTTCTGCACAACGAAATCAAATAGAAACGGAAGGTTCTGTCCGCAGGGTCGACCGCACGTCACAGACAGACCAACTTGCTCGCCTCGGATCATGCGCACCCTCTTTATCTATCCCCTCTTCCCGAAGACCTTCTGGAGTTACGAGAAGATTCTGGAGCTGGTGAATCGCAAGGTGTTGCTTCCCCCGCTGGGGTTAGTGACGGTAGCGGCGCTGCTTCCCCAGGAATGGGACATGAAGTTGGTGGACCGCAACGTGCGGGAGATCACTGAAGACGAATGGAACTGGGCCGAACTTGTGGTGATCTCGGGAATGATCGTCCAAAAGGACGATATGCAGATTCAGATCGCCGAGGCCAAGCGCCGTGGAATTCCAGTTGCTGTAGGAGGCCCCTACGCCAGTTCCACTCCGGATGCGCCTGAAATCGATCAGGCCGACTTCAAAGTGCTCGATGAGGGGGAAATCACCCTGCCATTGTTCATCGAAGCGATCCAGCGAGGTGACAGCGGCGGACGTTTCAGTGCTGAAGGTGACAAGCCTGATGTGACCTCCACTCCCATCCCTCGCTTTGATCTGCTGCAGCTCGAGGCCTATGACTCGATGAGCGTTCAGTTCTCGAGGGGTTGTCCGTTCAATTGCGAGTTCTGCGACATCATCGTTCTCTACGGACGCAAGCCACGCACGAAAAAACCGGAACAGCTGATCGCTGAGCTTCAGTATCTGCATGACCTCGGCTGGAGGCGATCGATCTTCCTAGTCGATGACAACTTCATCGGCAATAAGCGCAACGCCAAGCAGCTGCTCCCCCAAATCAGACAGTTTCAGGAAGAGCGCGGCTATCCCTTCAGCTTCGCGACTGAGGCCTCGGTGGACCTGGCCGACGACGAGGAGATGATGCGCATGATGCACGAAGCGCGTTTTGAGAGTGTGTTTCTCGGCATCGAAACTCCCGACGAGGCGAGTCTCGAAACCTCCAGAAAACTTCAGAACACCCGCAACCCTCTGGATGCTGCCGTTGACAGGATCACCGCAAACGGCATCCGTGTGATGGCAGGTTTCATCATCGGTTTCGACGGTGAAAAAGACGGCGCCGGCCGACGCATCGTTGAGTTCGTGACCAGAACCGGAATCCCGGCGGCGATGATGGGCATGCTGCAGGCCCTTCCGAATACAGCGCTTTGGCATCGCCTTGAGAAAGAGGGCCGACTGATCCAGGACAAGTCCGCCGCCAAGGGTGTGAACCAGACCAACCTGCTCAATTTCAAACCCACCCGCCCCA
This genomic window from Synechococcus sp. MIT S9220 contains:
- a CDS encoding B12-binding domain-containing radical SAM protein, whose protein sequence is MRTLFIYPLFPKTFWSYEKILELVNRKVLLPPLGLVTVAALLPQEWDMKLVDRNVREITEDEWNWAELVVISGMIVQKDDMQIQIAEAKRRGIPVAVGGPYASSTPDAPEIDQADFKVLDEGEITLPLFIEAIQRGDSGGRFSAEGDKPDVTSTPIPRFDLLQLEAYDSMSVQFSRGCPFNCEFCDIIVLYGRKPRTKKPEQLIAELQYLHDLGWRRSIFLVDDNFIGNKRNAKQLLPQIRQFQEERGYPFSFATEASVDLADDEEMMRMMHEARFESVFLGIETPDEASLETSRKLQNTRNPLDAAVDRITANGIRVMAGFIIGFDGEKDGAGRRIVEFVTRTGIPAAMMGMLQALPNTALWHRLEKEGRLIQDKSAAKGVNQTNLLNFKPTRPIRDIANEYVDAFCALYEPNAYMDRVYSYYLKMGAPRWKGTSKLPTWTDIRALSIVVWRQGIKRDTRSRFWRYMLSMARRNPAMLEQFLVVLAHNEHFLEYRAIVQREIREQLESLPPEEPSTSRELMTA